Proteins encoded in a region of the Streptomyces sp. NBC_01298 genome:
- a CDS encoding MBL fold metallo-hydrolase — translation MDLVEVIPERLHMLRFPIGQAYLWRDGEALTLIDAGHSGAAPAIEGAIRSLGLRPEGLERIVLTHCHRDHVGAAGELAARWGAEVLAHGLDAPVIRGERPVPEPVLLDWELPLYAHGLTVPEAPPTRVDREVKDGETLPFGDGAVVVHAPGHTPGSIGVHLPHHGVLFTGDCVAGVGQVMLGVFNVDRARAVESMLRLAALAPSVACFGHGDPLTADTAAGLLAAAKTATKPEAGAEAGATPAAQAPPTPTG, via the coding sequence ATGGACCTTGTCGAAGTGATCCCCGAACGGCTCCACATGCTCCGCTTCCCGATCGGCCAGGCCTACCTCTGGCGCGATGGAGAGGCCCTCACCCTGATCGACGCCGGCCACAGCGGGGCGGCGCCCGCGATCGAGGGGGCGATACGTTCCCTCGGGCTGCGGCCCGAGGGGCTGGAGCGGATCGTCCTGACCCACTGCCACCGCGACCACGTCGGCGCGGCGGGCGAACTCGCCGCCCGCTGGGGCGCGGAGGTACTGGCGCACGGGCTCGACGCCCCGGTGATCCGCGGCGAGCGGCCGGTCCCGGAACCGGTCCTGCTGGACTGGGAACTCCCCCTGTACGCACACGGCCTGACGGTCCCGGAGGCCCCGCCGACCCGGGTGGACCGGGAGGTGAAGGACGGCGAGACGCTCCCCTTCGGCGACGGGGCGGTCGTCGTCCACGCTCCGGGTCACACGCCGGGCAGCATCGGCGTCCATCTCCCGCACCACGGGGTGCTGTTCACGGGCGACTGCGTCGCCGGCGTCGGCCAGGTGATGCTCGGCGTCTTCAACGTGGACCGCGCCCGGGCCGTCGAGTCGATGCTCCGGCTCGCCGCGCTGGCCCCCTCGGTGGCCTGCTTCGGCCACGGCGACCCCCTCACGGCGGACACCGCGGCCGGCCTCCTCGCGGCGGCGAAGACGGCGACGAAACCGGAAGCCGGGGCGGAGGCCGGGGCCACGCCCGCCGCTCAGGCTCCGCCGACCCCGACGGGCTGA